A genomic segment from Streptosporangium roseum DSM 43021 encodes:
- the tgmC gene encoding ATP-grasp peptide maturase system methyltransferase has translation MTTRETPGLAVRLRRTLADRLARTGSLRDPAWRDAVEAVPRERFLGSTVARVTADGEWEVIHRAEVTGDEWLHLVYRDETWVTQIDGSMVEGAHGTVSGAPTSSSTLPGLVVLMLEAAGISDGDKVLEVGTGTGYSTALMCHRLGSHAVTSVEYDPVVAGRARDALTVAGYAPTLVTGDGLLGYDKNAEYDRLIATCSVRSIPFSWMWQVRDGSTITAPMSGWMGGSAFAHLMLGDDGTASGRFLGDDISFMTARPHGPPPMPSAYLVTGDARESRVDPGVLDDPAGLFAAQLAAPSAVRLGGGDEVVLWDVATGSLAATGLDPRGGWTVRQRGPLRLWDAVEHAVVTWQAAGSPHQSAYGLTVTGERQYVWLGAPDGPSWDLPV, from the coding sequence GTGACTACCCGCGAAACCCCCGGCCTCGCCGTACGGCTCCGCCGTACCCTCGCCGACCGGCTCGCCCGCACCGGTTCCCTACGTGACCCGGCCTGGCGGGACGCGGTCGAGGCCGTACCTCGTGAGCGGTTCCTCGGGTCGACGGTCGCCAGAGTCACCGCGGACGGCGAGTGGGAGGTGATCCACCGTGCGGAGGTCACCGGGGACGAGTGGCTCCACCTGGTCTACCGCGACGAGACCTGGGTGACGCAGATCGACGGGAGCATGGTCGAGGGCGCGCACGGCACTGTCTCCGGAGCGCCAACATCGTCGTCGACACTGCCCGGCCTGGTCGTGCTGATGCTGGAGGCCGCGGGGATCTCCGACGGAGACAAGGTGCTGGAGGTGGGCACTGGCACCGGCTACTCCACCGCGCTGATGTGCCACAGGCTCGGCTCCCACGCCGTGACCTCCGTCGAGTACGACCCGGTGGTGGCCGGCCGGGCCCGTGACGCGCTCACCGTGGCCGGGTACGCGCCGACGCTCGTGACCGGGGACGGCCTGCTGGGATATGACAAGAACGCCGAGTACGACCGGCTGATCGCCACCTGCTCGGTCCGTTCCATCCCGTTCTCGTGGATGTGGCAGGTCCGCGACGGTAGCACGATCACCGCGCCGATGTCCGGGTGGATGGGCGGGTCCGCGTTCGCGCACCTCATGCTCGGTGACGACGGCACCGCGAGCGGGCGGTTCCTGGGGGATGACATCTCCTTCATGACCGCCCGTCCCCACGGCCCGCCGCCGATGCCGTCCGCCTACCTCGTGACCGGGGATGCCAGGGAGAGCCGGGTGGATCCGGGGGTTCTGGACGATCCGGCCGGGCTGTTCGCCGCGCAGTTGGCCGCGCCGTCGGCGGTGAGGTTGGGCGGCGGTGACGAGGTCGTCCTGTGGGACGTGGCCACCGGTTCGCTGGCCGCCACCGGGCTCGATCCGCGAGGCGGGTGGACGGTCCGTCAACGCGGGCCGCTGCGGCTGTGGGACGCGGTCGAGCACGCCGTCGTGACCTGGCAGGCAGCCGGGTCTCCGCACCAGTCGGCGTACGGCCTCACAGTCACCGGGGAGCGTCAGTACGTCTGGCTGGGTGCCCCTGACGGGCCGAGCTGGGACCTTCCCGTCTGA